A single genomic interval of Arachis duranensis cultivar V14167 chromosome 7, aradu.V14167.gnm2.J7QH, whole genome shotgun sequence harbors:
- the LOC107457629 gene encoding LOW QUALITY PROTEIN: uncharacterized protein LOC107457629 (The sequence of the model RefSeq protein was modified relative to this genomic sequence to represent the inferred CDS: substituted 1 base at 1 genomic stop codon) → MAVSNGIEVEAVLHFLRKNGLSQAESALRQDIIDKNGASSDENLLRSFDYEKFFFPMVPPPPPLKLRSFSLLPEDRAGAAAGASGACSVSSEDDFVTIASSTSRAPSSEXSILKPSGISSLSQTQNDSESSSDRMSQFGTARDYHDFDMQNEPYWYNEKDEDYFMTPNFEGPDFFGNQSEDKFVMTAEMENQHDNPLSLAFDHKKSGLEGNESNDMYMDKVCLYNHSSGRDGNATYSKGYSLVDDNKDFEAESEGMTKKQIVSYGCEVPFCKGCDGSGEPCNGDPMNFSYPSLKEIHLNDFHLKVVGDISSFGSALEHTENGSFNYYTKKEKSEGYEDPFDITIKVAETDLPKGVDNHEARDDGDFAEECQDPDIAADGEVATDDELLKYTQEDEYEVFDLRIIHRKNRTGFEENKELPIVLNTIIAGRYYITEYLGSAAFSRVVQAHDLHTGIDVCLKIIKNDKDFFDQSLDEIKLLKLVNKHDPADQRHILRLYDYFYHQEHLFIVTELLRANLYEFQKFNQESGGEAYFTLNRLQLITHQVLEALHYLHNLGIIHCDLKPENVLIKSYKRCEIKVIDLGSSCFQSDNLCLYVQSRSYRAPEVMLGLQYDEKIDIWSLGCILAELCSGEVLFPNDGVVMILARMIGMLGPIDLEMLVKGQDTHKYFTKEYDIYYVNEETDQLEYIIPEESSLEQHLQVSDTMFIDFVRYLLSINPKRRPTARQALKHPWLSHVYKSK, encoded by the exons ATGGCGGTTTCAAACGGAATAGAAGTAGAAGCCGTTCTCCACTTCCTCAGAAAGAACGGTCTCTCTCAAGCTGAATCCGCACTCAGACAAGATATCATCGACAAGAACGGAGCTAGTAGTGATGAAAACCTTCTTCGATCCTTCGATTACGAGAAGTTCTTCTTTCCAATGGTTCCTCCTCCGCCACCGCTCAAGCTCCGATCCTTTTCTCTCCTGCCGGAGGATCGTGCCGGTGCCGCCGCCGGAGCTTCCGGAGCCTGCTCTGTTTCCTCGGAGGATGACTTTGTTACTATAGCTTCGTCTACTTCTCGTGCTCCTTCTTCAG AGTAGAGCATCCTAAAACCTAGTGGTATTAGTTCCTTGTCTCAAACCCAAAATGATTCTGAATCCTCATCTGATAGAATGTCTCAATTCGGCACAGCGCGTGACTATCATGATTTCGACATGCAAAATGAACCATATTGGTATAATGAAAAGGACGAAGACTATTTCATGACTCCGAATTTCGAAGGGCCTGATTTCTTTGGGAACCAAAGTGAGGATAAGTTTGTCATGACAGCAGAAATGGAAAACCAACATGACAATCCTCTTAGTCTTGCTTTCGACCACAAAAAATCTGGGTTAGAGGGAAATGAATCAAATGATATGTACATGGACAAGGTATGCCTTTATAATCATTCCTCTGGAAGGGATGGAAATGCGACTTATTCAAAAGGCTATAGTCTAGTGGATGATAACAAGGATTTTGAAGCCGAATCGGAAGGTATGACCAAGAAACAAATCGTATCCTATGGTTGTGAGGTTCCATTTTGCAAAGGCTGTGATGGTTCAGGAGAGCCTTGTAACGGGGATCCTATGAACTTCAGCTATCCTAGTTTGAAGGAGATTCATTTGAATGATTTTCATTTGAAGGTTGTTGGAGATATTAGCTCTTTTGGTTCAGCTCTTGAGCATACTGAGAATGGAAGTTTCAACTACTAcactaaaaaggagaaaagtgaAGGCTATGAGGATCCTTTCGACATAACTATCAAAGTTGCTGAAACAGATCTACCAAAAGGAGTTGACAACCATGAAGCTCGAGATGATGGAGATTTCGCCGAAGAGTGCCAAGATCCAGACATTGCTGCAGATGGAGAGGTTGCTACTGATGATGAGCTCTTAAAGTACACTCAAGAGGATGAGTATGAAGTATTTGACCTGAGAATTATACACAGAAAGAACAG GACTGGgtttgaagaaaataaggagcTCCCAATTGTGCTGAATACAATCATCGCCGGCAGGTACTATATAACGGAGTATCTTGGCTCAGCTGCCTTCAGTAGGGTTGTCCAGGCTCACGATCTTCATACGGGAATAGATGTTTGCTTGAAGATTATTAAAAATGACAAAGACTTCTTTGATCAAAGCTTAGATGAAATCAAGCTTCTGAAACTTGTCAATAAGCATGATCCAGCAGATCAACGCCACATATTGCGTCTTTACGATTATTTCTACCATCAG GAACATTTGTTCATTGTAACCGAGCTTCTCCGAGCAAACTTatatgaatttcaaaaattcaaccAAGAATCTGGAGGAGAAGCATATTTTACATTGAATAGGCTACAG CTCATTACTCATCAGGTTTTGGAGGCGTTGCACTACTTGCATAACTTGGGAATCATTCACTGTGACCTGAAGCCAGAAAATGTTCTaataaaaagttacaaaagatgtGAGATAAAGGTTATTGATCTTGGAAGCAGTTGCTTTCAATCCGACAATCTATGCCTATATGTACAATCCCGATCCTATAGAGCTCCTGAAGTTATGTTAGGCCTTCAATATGACGAAAAAATCGACATATGGTCTCTCGGATGCATCTTGGCTGAGCTATGCTCTGGTGAA GTGCTCTTTCCAAACGATGGAGTTGTGATGATTCTAGCGCGTATGATTGGAATGCTTGGTCCTATTGATCTAGAGATGTTGGTTAAAGGGCAAGATACACACAAGTACTTCACCAAAGAATAtgatatttattatgtaaatgAG GAGACTGATCAATTGGAGTACATAATTCCAGAGGAGTCATCATTGGAGCAGCACCTACAAGTTTCTGATACAATGTTTATAGACTTTGTAAGATACTTGCTTAGCATCAACCCTAAAAGAAGACCTACTGCTAGACAAGCACTAAAGCATCCGTGGCTTTCCCATGTTTACAAGTCCAAATAG